Below is a window of Hydrogenimonas sp. SS33 DNA.
CGGCGAAACCAACACCGACGACCTCTCCCCCGCCAGCGAAGCCTTCACCCGAAGCGACATTCCGCTGCACGCCAACAGCATGCTGGCCGCGAAAATGGAAGACCCCATCGGCACCATCAGGAAGCTGAAAGAGAAGGGCCATCCCGTCGCCTACGTCGGTGACGTCGTCGGTACCGGCTCTTCTCGGAAATCGGGCATCAACTCTGTCCAGTGGCACCTGGGCGAAGACATTCCGGGCGTTCCCAACAAGCGTACGGGCGGCATCATCATCGGCGGCATCATCGCGCCGATCTTCTTCAACACTGCCGAAGACTCCGGCGCCCTTCCCATCGAAGCACCCGTCGACCAGCTGGAGATGGGCGATGTCATCACCATCAAGCCCTACGAAGGCAAGATCTACAAAGACGGCAAGGTGGTCAGCGAGTTCAAACTCAAGCCCAACACCCTTCCCGACGAGTTCCGCGCCGGCGGACGGATTCCGCTCATTATCGGCCGCAACCTGACCCGCAAAGCCCGCGAAGCCCTGGGAATGCCCGAAGAGAAGATCTTCGCCCGTCCCGAACAGCCCGAAGGCAAAGAGGGTGTCGGCTATACGCTGGCCCAGAAGATGGTGGGCAAAGCCTGCGGCATGGAAGGGGTGCGCCCCGGCATGTATGTCGAGCCCGCCACCTCCACCGTCGGCAGCCAGGACACCACCGGCCCCATGACCCGCGACGAGATCAAGGAGCTTGCGGCGCTCAGTTTCGGTGCCGACCTGGTGCTCCAGTCCTTCTGCCACACGGCGGCCTATCCGAAACCTTCCGACGTGAAGCTCCAGCACGAGCTGCCTCCCTTCTGGACGAGCCGCGGCGGCGTCATTCTCCGCCCGGGCGACGGCATCATCCACAGCTGGCTCAACCGTATGGTCCTGCCCGACACCGTCGGTACCGGCGGCGACAGCCATACCCGCTTTCCCATCGGTATCAGCTTCCCGGCCGGTTCGGGCCTGGTCGCTTTCGCGGCAGTCACCGGTACGATGCCCCTGAACATGCCCGAGTCGGTTCTGGTCCGCTTCAAAGGGGAGCTGCAGCCGGGTATCACCCTGCGCGACCTGGTCAACGCCATTCCCTACTACGCCATCAAAGAGGGACTGCTGACCGTTGAGAAACAGGGCAAGAAGAATATCTTCGCCGGACGGATTCTCGAAATCGAAGGGCTCCCCTTCCTCAAGTGCGAGCAGGCCTTCGAACTCTCCGACGCATCCGCGGAGCGGAGTGCGGCCGCCTGTACCGTCAAACTCGACAAAGAGCCGATCATCGAGTATCTCAACTCCAACATCGCCCTGCTCGAAGGAATGATCGAGCACGGATACGAAGACAAGCGGACCATCCAGCGCCGCATCGACAAGATGAAAGAATGGCTGGAGAACCCGACCCTCCTCGAGCCCGACGAAAATGCCGAATATGCGGCGGTTATTGAGATCGACCTGAACGAGATCACCGAGCCCATCGTCGCCTGCCCCAAC
It encodes the following:
- the acnB gene encoding bifunctional aconitate hydratase 2/2-methylisocitrate dehydratase, translating into MGFLADYEKHVEERAKLGVPPLPLTAEQTAQVIELLKEIPIVEEEKLLDLLQNRVPPGVDDAAYVKAAFLNDIVQGHANTAAISPLHAVKMLGMMLGGFNVKPLIEALKHEDEEIAQEAANQLKHTLLVYDSFNDVKELAEQGNKYAKEVMESWANAEWFTSRPELPEEITVTVFKVPGETNTDDLSPASEAFTRSDIPLHANSMLAAKMEDPIGTIRKLKEKGHPVAYVGDVVGTGSSRKSGINSVQWHLGEDIPGVPNKRTGGIIIGGIIAPIFFNTAEDSGALPIEAPVDQLEMGDVITIKPYEGKIYKDGKVVSEFKLKPNTLPDEFRAGGRIPLIIGRNLTRKAREALGMPEEKIFARPEQPEGKEGVGYTLAQKMVGKACGMEGVRPGMYVEPATSTVGSQDTTGPMTRDEIKELAALSFGADLVLQSFCHTAAYPKPSDVKLQHELPPFWTSRGGVILRPGDGIIHSWLNRMVLPDTVGTGGDSHTRFPIGISFPAGSGLVAFAAVTGTMPLNMPESVLVRFKGELQPGITLRDLVNAIPYYAIKEGLLTVEKQGKKNIFAGRILEIEGLPFLKCEQAFELSDASAERSAAACTVKLDKEPIIEYLNSNIALLEGMIEHGYEDKRTIQRRIDKMKEWLENPTLLEPDENAEYAAVIEIDLNEITEPIVACPNDPDDVATLSEVLADPKRPHKIDEVFVGSCMTNIGVFRALGEVLKGKGQVPTRLWIAPPTKMDEKELIEEGYFAIYGQAGARTEIPGCSLCMGNQARVRDNSTVFSTSTRNFDNRLGKGAQVYLGSAELAAVCAILGRIPTKEEYLEIVPQAIAGKEEDVYKYLNFDKVEKEMLDEMLE